The genomic window GAGGACGGCGACGCCGAGGGCGAGGGCGAAGCCTCCGCATGAGTCAGCAGAGCAGCGAGCGAGCCGAAGGGCGCGCCGCTGTCGAAAGCGATGAGACCAAGCGAGGAACGAGCGCAGCGTCGAAGAGCGTCGACAGCGGGTACGAGCGCCCGGAGGCGAGCCGAGCGCATAAGAGGGGCACGCCCGACGGACTTGTCATCGTGGACAAGCCGTCAGGCTTCACTTCGCACGACGTCGTCGCGAAGATGCGTGGAATCGCGCGCACCCGCAGGGTCGGGCACGCGGGCACCCTCGACCCGATGGCGACCGGTGTGCTCGTCCTCGGCGTCGAGAAGGCCACCAAGCTCCTCGGCCATCTCGCGCTGACCGAGAAGGAGTACCTCGGCACGATCCGGCTCGGCCAGAGCACGATCACGGACGACGCCGAGGGCGAGATCACCTCGTCCACGGACGCCTCCGAGGTCGCGCGCGACGCCGTGTACACGGGCGTCGCCGAGCTGACCGGCGACATCATGCAGGTGCCGTCCAAGGTCAGCGCCATCAAGATCGACGGCAAGCGGTCGTACGCGCGCGTACGGGGCGGCGAGGACTTCGACATCCCGGCCCGGCCGGTGACCGTCTCCTCGTTCCAGGTGTACGACATCCGCGAGGCCGTCGCCGACGACGGGACCCCGGTCGTCGACCTGGTCGTCTCGGTTGTCTGCTCCTCCGGTACGTACATCCGCGCCCTCGCCCGTGACCTGGGCGCCGGGCTCGGCGTCGGCGGGCATCTGACCGCGCTGCGCCGCACCCGCGTGGGCCCGTACAAGCTGGATGCGGCGAAGACGCTGGACCAGCTCCAGGAGGAGCTGACCGTGATGCCGATCGGGGAGGCCGCGGCC from Streptomyces formicae includes these protein-coding regions:
- the truB gene encoding tRNA pseudouridine(55) synthase TruB — translated: MSQQSSERAEGRAAVESDETKRGTSAASKSVDSGYERPEASRAHKRGTPDGLVIVDKPSGFTSHDVVAKMRGIARTRRVGHAGTLDPMATGVLVLGVEKATKLLGHLALTEKEYLGTIRLGQSTITDDAEGEITSSTDASEVARDAVYTGVAELTGDIMQVPSKVSAIKIDGKRSYARVRGGEDFDIPARPVTVSSFQVYDIREAVADDGTPVVDLVVSVVCSSGTYIRALARDLGAGLGVGGHLTALRRTRVGPYKLDAAKTLDQLQEELTVMPIGEAAAAAFPRWVVDERRARLLANGVRLDMPAYETQGPIAVFGPEDRLLALVEQQNGKAKSLAVFA